From a region of the Castanea sativa cultivar Marrone di Chiusa Pesio chromosome 10, ASM4071231v1 genome:
- the LOC142612579 gene encoding putative purine permease 11 isoform X1, producing the protein MEPAQELQQDTQADDREQNSNKGTFVTNLMKHPRLKHYKWWLRIASYTSFVVAGQTVATLLGRLYYDQGGNSKWMATFVQSAGFPILLPLLFFFSPSLRSTASTPLNTSSTKLPPLSTLTFLYFAFGLMLTGDNLMYSYGLLYLPVSTYSLLCATQLAFNALFSFFFNSQKFTPLILNSLVLLTISASLLAVNTDSENMTGIPKGKYVIGFLCTLGASATYSLMLSLIQLSFQKVIKTETFSAVLDMQIYPSFVATCGCVVGLFASGEWKILQNEMENYGKGRVSYMMTLIWTAVTWQISSIGMMGLIFEVSSLFCNVISTLALPVVPILAVVFFHDKMDGVKVTALLLAVWGFLSYIYQHYLDDSKSKVNKTSNNEASGAGAVIEVC; encoded by the exons ATGGAGCCTGCTCAAGAGCTGCAACAAGATACTCAAG CCGATGACAGAGAGCAGAACTCAAATAAAGGCACTTTTGTTACCAACCTAATGAAACATCCTAGACTCAAACATTACAAGTGGTGGCTTCGTATTGCCTCTTACACCTCCTTTGTTGTTGCCGGCCAGACTGTAGCAACTCTCTTGGGAAGATTATACTATGATCAAGGTGGGAATAGCAAATGGATGGCAACATTTGTTCAATCAGCTGGCTTCCCAATTTTACTTCCTCTCCTATTCTTCTTCTCCCCATCGTTAAGATCCACTGCAAGCACCCCCTTAAACACTTCCTCTACAAAATTGCCACCTCTCTCCACCCTTACCTTTCTCTACTTTGCTTTTGGCCTAATGTTGACAGGTGACAACCTGATGTATTCATATGGACTCTTATACCTCCCTGTCTCTACTTATTCTCTACTATGTGCAACCCAATTGGCCTTTAATGCcctcttctcatttttcttcaattCACAAAAATTCACTCCCCTTATACTCAACTCCCTTGTCCTTCTTACCATTTCAGCATCCCTTCTTGCAGTCAATACCGACTCTGAAAACATGACCGGAATCCCTAAAGGAAAGTACGTAATTGGATTCCTTTGCACGCTTGGTGCATCTGCAACATACTCATTAATGCTATCCTTAATACAACTGTCTTTccaaaaagttataaaaacagaGACTTTCTCTGCTGTATTGGATATGCAAATATACCCATCATTTGTCGCAACTTGTGGCTGTGTGGTAGGACTTTTTGCAAGTggagaatggaaaattttgcagaatGAGATGGAGAATTATGGAAAAGGAAGGGTATCCTATATGATGACTTTGATTTGGACGGCTGTGACATGGCAAATTTCTTCAATAGGTATGATGGGGTTGATTTTTGAGGTATCATCACTCTTCTGCAATGTCATTAGCACATTGGCTTTGCCTGTTGTTCCCATTCTTGCGGTAGTGTTTTTTCATGACAAGATGGATGGGGTGAAGGTGACGGCTTTGTTGTTAGCAGTCTGGGGTTTTCTTTCATACATCTATCAACATTATCTTGATGATTCTAAATCCAAGGTTAACAAAACCAGTAATAATGAGGCTTCTGGGGCAGGGGCTGTAATAGAGGTTTGTTGA
- the LOC142612579 gene encoding putative purine permease 11 isoform X2: MATFVQSAGFPILLPLLFFFSPSLRSTASTPLNTSSTKLPPLSTLTFLYFAFGLMLTGDNLMYSYGLLYLPVSTYSLLCATQLAFNALFSFFFNSQKFTPLILNSLVLLTISASLLAVNTDSENMTGIPKGKYVIGFLCTLGASATYSLMLSLIQLSFQKVIKTETFSAVLDMQIYPSFVATCGCVVGLFASGEWKILQNEMENYGKGRVSYMMTLIWTAVTWQISSIGMMGLIFEVSSLFCNVISTLALPVVPILAVVFFHDKMDGVKVTALLLAVWGFLSYIYQHYLDDSKSKVNKTSNNEASGAGAVIEVC; encoded by the coding sequence ATGGCAACATTTGTTCAATCAGCTGGCTTCCCAATTTTACTTCCTCTCCTATTCTTCTTCTCCCCATCGTTAAGATCCACTGCAAGCACCCCCTTAAACACTTCCTCTACAAAATTGCCACCTCTCTCCACCCTTACCTTTCTCTACTTTGCTTTTGGCCTAATGTTGACAGGTGACAACCTGATGTATTCATATGGACTCTTATACCTCCCTGTCTCTACTTATTCTCTACTATGTGCAACCCAATTGGCCTTTAATGCcctcttctcatttttcttcaattCACAAAAATTCACTCCCCTTATACTCAACTCCCTTGTCCTTCTTACCATTTCAGCATCCCTTCTTGCAGTCAATACCGACTCTGAAAACATGACCGGAATCCCTAAAGGAAAGTACGTAATTGGATTCCTTTGCACGCTTGGTGCATCTGCAACATACTCATTAATGCTATCCTTAATACAACTGTCTTTccaaaaagttataaaaacagaGACTTTCTCTGCTGTATTGGATATGCAAATATACCCATCATTTGTCGCAACTTGTGGCTGTGTGGTAGGACTTTTTGCAAGTggagaatggaaaattttgcagaatGAGATGGAGAATTATGGAAAAGGAAGGGTATCCTATATGATGACTTTGATTTGGACGGCTGTGACATGGCAAATTTCTTCAATAGGTATGATGGGGTTGATTTTTGAGGTATCATCACTCTTCTGCAATGTCATTAGCACATTGGCTTTGCCTGTTGTTCCCATTCTTGCGGTAGTGTTTTTTCATGACAAGATGGATGGGGTGAAGGTGACGGCTTTGTTGTTAGCAGTCTGGGGTTTTCTTTCATACATCTATCAACATTATCTTGATGATTCTAAATCCAAGGTTAACAAAACCAGTAATAATGAGGCTTCTGGGGCAGGGGCTGTAATAGAGGTTTGTTGA